A genomic segment from Oncorhynchus clarkii lewisi isolate Uvic-CL-2024 chromosome 14, UVic_Ocla_1.0, whole genome shotgun sequence encodes:
- the LOC139365872 gene encoding EF-hand calcium-binding domain-containing protein 9-like, which yields MKLKKGALLNYLDFDSVYCLLSLRNAKILSDYFKLLDVHNRNTLNDIQFYHFMHHVTDLKKKEIMMTFDMLDWNASGEIAFEQFYMLVCILLCSEYHVEKNFIFRHSRPVFELLDMDGGRTISPAEFQASGFLFNLKGHALDKIFYEFDVSGDEHLNYKEFKMFTMACIDMQEETKKMQK from the exons ATGAAGCTAAAGAAAGGAGCTCTTTTAAATTATCTGGACTTTGACAGTGTCTACTGTCTTCTCTCCCTGCGCAACGCCAAAATACTGTCTGATTACTTCAAACTACTGGATGTCCACAACAGGAACACTCTGAATG ACATCCAGTTCTACCACTTCATGCACCATGTGACTGACCTGAAGAAGAAGGAGATCATGATGACCTTTGACATGTTAGACTGGAACGCCAGCGGAGAGATCGCCTTCGAACAGTTCTACATGCTGGTCTGCATCCTGCTCTGCAGCGAG TACCACGTGGAGAAGAACTTCATCTTCCGTCACTCCAGGCCGGTGTTTGAGTTGCTGGACATGGACGGAGGTCGCACCATCAGCCCCGCCGAGTTCCAGGCCTCTGGCTTCCTGTTCAACCTCAAGGGACACGCCCTCGATAAGATCTTCTACGAGTTCGACGTCTCCGGAGACGAG CACCTGAACTACAAGGAGTTTAAGATGTTCACTATGGCCTGTATCGACATGCAGGAGGAGACCAAGAAGATGCAGAAGTAA
- the LOC139365873 gene encoding interleukin-12 subunit beta-like, with translation MRFTLLGILILHQAKSQSPKFTQSSWNLLPNVVVVNVDGSLVQHPLTCLGSFNREEEGWRRDNDWVWRRDGEEDEEIVWMMGGEEKKKGNSFLVNLEERTGGGIFTCHSLDKTLLKNTTVLVKHLDEQKRILEGSTRTGYMKCSAWNYQGEFHCSWKFTTERVGTIMSVRVARGLSDAENISCSVDASGQQWTCSSSSGQSDIMCSVNSSGLGLSCVDRQYCPYAEETDRITLTIYMRTNYLLEEYSQRFYLSEIVKPDKVSIKKVNSSTIEWSYPVSWNRPISYFPLSFQVKEIKGRERKNGCTCDSPCTKVHTTESRQWSVKAKVVVCVRSQDALCDSPWSDWTEYRHNNKGNKRRRNRSRSLCLNTRSLPY, from the exons ATGAGGTTTACTTTACTCGGCATTCTGATCCTACACCAGGCCAAAAGCCAAAGCCCCAAGTTCACTCAGAGCAGCTGGAATCTTCTACCCAACG TTGTTGTGGTGAACGTAGATGGTTCGCTGGTTCAGCATCCTCTAACCTGCCTGGGTTCCTTCAACcgagaggaggagggttggaggagagataATGACTGGGTGTggcggagagatggagaggaggatgaggagatcgTATGGATgatgggtggagaggagaagaagaaggggaaTAGCTTCCTTGTCAACCTGGAAGAGAGAACTGGAGGGGGGATCTTTACATGTCACAGCCTGGATAAAACCCTCCTGAAGAATACTACGGTGCTGGTCAAACACCTGGATGAACAGAAACGCATTCTAGAAGGATCCACCAGAACAG GCTATATGAAATGTTCTGCATGGAACTACCAAGGAGAATTCCACTGCTCCTGGAAATTCACCACTGAACGTGTTGGAACCATTATGTCTGTCAGAGTGGCACG TGGCCTGTCTGATGCggagaacatcagctgttctGTGGACGCCAGTGGACAGCAGTGGACATGTTCCTCTTCGTCTGGCCAGAGTGACATCATGTGTTCTGTGAACAGTAGTGGACTGGGGCTGTCCTGTGTGGACAGACAGTATTGTCCCTATGCTGAGGAGACTGACCGGATCACCCTGACCATCTACATGAGGACTAACTACCTGCTGGAGGAATACTCCCAACGCTTCTACTTATCAGAAAttg tgaaGCCAGACAAGGTATCCATTAAGAAGGTGAACAGCAGTACTATAGAGTGGAGCTATCCTGTCTCCTGGAACAGACCCATCTCctacttccccctctccttccaggtCAAAGAGATCAAAGGCAGAGAGCGCAAGAACGGGTGCACGTGTGATTCTCCCTGCACAAAG gtccACACCACAGAGAGCCGCCAGTGGTCAGTAAAGGCCAAGGTGGTGGTGTGCGTCAGGTCCCAGGATGCCCTATGTGACTCCCCCTGGAGTGACTGGACAGAATACAG ACACAACAACAAGGGAAAcaagagaagaagaaacagaagcaGAAGTTTGTGTCTCAATACTAGATCTTTACCATACTGA